One segment of Stappia sp. 28M-7 DNA contains the following:
- a CDS encoding ABC transporter permease subunit — MSEAASIARSPAAPVAPAGSGSRESRRRWQMVWGIGLVAFVLLWQFGEPYAGWAFDIPRGWRIPLQRWIGAAMRWLVEDASFGLFTFTDFTRFLAAMVEAPYRFVLGLLSTGILDGRGSAAVQLLPPLSWIAVTGIAMLMGHYAGGRRLALLVGGCFAFLAIFGQWTSAMVTLASILIAVPVGVVGGLLLGLAAFRWRVFDKALRPVLDLMQTVPVFAYLVPILFLFGFGPTAAIVATIIYALPPMTRISLLALRAVPEEAHELGRMTGCSRRQMTWRILVPSARPGLMVGVNQVIMLSLNMVIIASMIGAGGLGFDVLAALRRLDIGAGIEAGLAIVALAIALDRLSQAFAGRRPEHEAEGAQRKGLLARHPYTVAGCLLVLITALAGLVAAPIQAYPKALQLSTGSVGSDIVGWINVNFFDQIEAVKNALLLNILVPVKRFLAGLPWLGVTGLLGLLGWRLGGWRLALLVCVLASLIAFTGQWEKAMVTVYLCGISVVIACMIGIPVGILASTRERVWKGVELVIDTLQTLPSFVYLMPAVMLFRVGDFTAMIAVVAYAVAPAIRYTAHGLRQVNPQLVEAGLVAGATPWQLMTKIRLRLALPEILLGINQTIMLALSMLVITALVGTRDLGQEVYIALTKADTGRGLVAGLAVAFIAIIADRLIAAAAERSRQRLGLDDTAGGRS, encoded by the coding sequence ATGAGCGAGGCCGCCAGCATCGCGCGCTCGCCAGCCGCGCCTGTCGCCCCCGCCGGTTCCGGCAGCCGGGAGAGCCGCCGCCGCTGGCAGATGGTCTGGGGCATCGGCCTGGTCGCCTTCGTCCTGCTCTGGCAGTTCGGCGAGCCCTATGCCGGCTGGGCCTTCGACATACCGCGCGGCTGGCGCATTCCGCTGCAGCGCTGGATCGGCGCGGCGATGCGCTGGCTGGTCGAGGATGCGAGCTTCGGCCTCTTCACCTTCACCGATTTTACCCGCTTCCTCGCCGCAATGGTCGAGGCGCCTTACCGTTTTGTCCTCGGTCTGCTGTCAACCGGCATTCTCGATGGGCGAGGCAGCGCCGCCGTGCAGCTTCTGCCGCCGCTGTCCTGGATCGCGGTCACCGGCATCGCGATGCTGATGGGCCACTATGCCGGCGGGCGCCGGCTCGCTCTCCTGGTTGGCGGCTGTTTCGCCTTCCTGGCGATATTCGGCCAGTGGACCAGCGCGATGGTGACGCTCGCCTCCATCCTGATCGCCGTGCCGGTCGGGGTCGTCGGCGGGCTGCTGCTGGGGCTTGCCGCCTTCCGCTGGCGGGTGTTCGACAAGGCCTTGCGGCCGGTGCTCGACCTGATGCAGACCGTGCCGGTCTTCGCCTATCTGGTGCCGATCCTGTTTCTGTTCGGCTTCGGCCCGACGGCGGCCATCGTCGCGACGATCATCTATGCCCTGCCGCCGATGACCCGCATCAGCCTGCTGGCCCTGCGCGCCGTGCCGGAAGAGGCGCATGAACTCGGGCGGATGACCGGCTGCTCGCGGCGGCAGATGACCTGGCGCATTCTGGTGCCGAGTGCGCGGCCTGGGCTGATGGTCGGCGTCAACCAGGTGATCATGCTGTCGCTCAACATGGTCATCATCGCCTCGATGATCGGCGCGGGCGGGCTCGGCTTCGACGTGCTGGCGGCCCTGAGGCGGCTCGACATCGGTGCCGGCATCGAGGCGGGCCTTGCCATCGTCGCACTCGCCATCGCCCTCGACAGGCTGAGCCAGGCCTTTGCCGGCCGCCGTCCCGAGCACGAGGCGGAAGGCGCGCAGCGAAAGGGGCTGCTTGCGCGCCACCCCTATACGGTTGCCGGTTGTCTGCTGGTGCTGATCACGGCCCTTGCCGGCCTCGTCGCGGCGCCTATCCAGGCCTATCCCAAGGCCCTGCAGCTCTCCACCGGCTCGGTCGGCAGCGACATCGTCGGCTGGATCAACGTCAACTTCTTCGACCAGATCGAGGCGGTGAAGAACGCGCTGCTGCTCAACATCCTGGTTCCGGTTAAGCGGTTCCTCGCCGGCCTGCCGTGGCTTGGCGTCACCGGGCTGCTTGGCCTGCTCGGCTGGCGGCTCGGCGGCTGGCGGCTGGCGCTTCTGGTCTGTGTGCTCGCCTCGCTGATTGCCTTCACCGGCCAGTGGGAAAAGGCGATGGTGACCGTTTATCTGTGCGGCATCTCCGTCGTCATCGCCTGCATGATCGGCATTCCCGTCGGCATTCTCGCTTCCACGCGCGAGCGGGTGTGGAAGGGCGTGGAACTGGTCATCGACACGCTGCAGACGCTGCCCTCCTTCGTCTACCTGATGCCGGCGGTGATGCTGTTCCGCGTTGGCGACTTCACCGCCATGATCGCGGTCGTTGCCTATGCGGTGGCGCCGGCCATCCGCTACACCGCGCACGGGCTGCGCCAGGTGAACCCGCAGCTGGTCGAGGCGGGGCTCGTCGCCGGGGCGACGCCGTGGCAGCTGATGACCAAGATCCGCCTGCGGCTCGCCCTGCCGGAGATCCTGCTCGGCATCAACCAGACCATCATGCTGGCGCTGTCGATGCTGGTGATCACCGCCCTGGTCGGCACGCGGGACCTTGGTCAGGAGGTCTATATCGCGCTCACCAAGGCCGATACCGGACGCGGTCTCGTCGCCGGTCTTGCCGTCGCCTTCATCGCCATCATCGCCGACCGGCTGATCGCCGCTGCCGCAGAGCGCAGCCGGCAGCGCCTCGGTCTCGACGACACCGCAGGAGGACGCTCATGA
- a CDS encoding glycine betaine/L-proline ABC transporter ATP-binding protein: protein MQQGAAPAAAPSVTKLECRAVWKLFGASAEGYPIDRPEAADSGRLAQAGLVGAVRNVNLGVREGEIFVIMGLSGSGKSTLVRCLSRLVEPTHGEILFNGENLLAASPKRMIEIRRHHMGMVFQHFALLPHLSVLGNVAFPLEVQGVGRAEREARARQMISLVGLEGREGFFPRELSGGQQQRVGIARSLAVEPELWFLDEPFSALDPLIRREMQDEFIRLQSVLRKTIVFITHDFDEAIRLADRIAIMKDGAVVQVGTPEDLVLRPADDYVAEFTRGVARAKVVRVGSLMEVGAAPTDAPTVEEGAPIADTASLFAGGLQEIGVRARDGRVLGRLTRDAVVTVMMQG, encoded by the coding sequence ATGCAGCAGGGCGCAGCGCCCGCAGCCGCGCCATCCGTGACAAAGCTCGAATGCCGCGCGGTCTGGAAGCTGTTCGGCGCTAGTGCCGAAGGCTACCCGATCGACCGCCCTGAGGCCGCGGACAGCGGCCGGTTGGCACAGGCCGGACTGGTCGGTGCGGTGCGCAACGTCAATCTCGGCGTCCGTGAGGGCGAGATCTTCGTGATCATGGGGCTGTCCGGCTCCGGCAAGTCGACGCTGGTGCGCTGCCTGTCGCGGCTGGTCGAGCCGACCCATGGCGAGATCCTGTTCAACGGCGAGAACCTGCTCGCCGCCAGTCCGAAGCGGATGATCGAGATCCGCCGCCACCACATGGGCATGGTGTTCCAGCACTTCGCGCTGCTGCCGCATCTGTCCGTGCTGGGCAATGTCGCCTTCCCGCTAGAGGTGCAGGGCGTGGGGCGTGCGGAGCGCGAGGCGCGGGCCCGGCAGATGATTTCGCTGGTCGGTCTCGAGGGGCGCGAGGGCTTCTTCCCGCGCGAGCTGTCCGGCGGCCAGCAGCAGCGGGTGGGCATTGCCCGTTCGCTCGCGGTGGAGCCGGAACTGTGGTTCCTCGACGAGCCGTTCTCCGCGCTCGATCCGCTGATCCGGCGCGAGATGCAGGACGAGTTCATCCGCCTGCAGTCGGTGCTGCGCAAGACCATCGTCTTCATTACCCACGATTTCGACGAGGCGATCCGCCTGGCCGACCGCATCGCCATCATGAAGGACGGCGCCGTGGTGCAGGTCGGCACACCGGAGGATCTGGTGCTGCGGCCGGCGGACGATTATGTCGCCGAGTTCACCCGTGGGGTGGCGCGGGCGAAGGTCGTCCGCGTCGGCAGCCTGATGGAGGTAGGCGCTGCCCCGACAGATGCGCCGACGGTCGAAGAGGGCGCGCCCATTGCCGATACCGCCTCGCTCTTTGCCGGCGGTTTGCAGGAAATAGGCGTGCGTGCGCGGGACGGACGGGTGCTCGGGCGCCTGACCCGCGATGCGGTCGTCACCGTGATGATGCAGGGTTGA
- a CDS encoding ABC transporter substrate-binding protein: MAATVLAGTPVRAAESTDPIRLTLHDWTGQLITTQIMGEVLKKAGYNVEYVQADYIAQFAGLKTGDLHVAMEIWETTGRDALDEATATGQVENLGDSGMLAIEEWWYPSYMKELCPGLPNWEALKSDACAEAFSTAETAPKGRYLGAPVTWGGYDDERVEALDLPFEVVHAGTDAALFAELESAYQRKAPIILWVYAPHWAPQKYEGEWIEFPTYEKACYEDPAWGSNPDMAYDCGKPRGPIWKVAWSGVKEKWPGAHKAISAFSVDNDEMGGMITKVDLDGQSVEDVVAAWMEANTGRWSEWIK; encoded by the coding sequence ATGGCCGCAACCGTCCTTGCAGGGACGCCCGTGCGAGCCGCGGAAAGCACAGACCCCATCCGCCTGACGTTGCACGACTGGACCGGCCAGCTCATCACCACGCAGATCATGGGCGAGGTGCTGAAGAAGGCCGGCTACAACGTCGAGTACGTCCAGGCCGACTACATTGCCCAGTTCGCTGGCCTCAAGACCGGCGATCTGCATGTGGCGATGGAGATCTGGGAGACCACTGGACGCGATGCGCTGGACGAGGCGACCGCCACCGGGCAGGTCGAGAATCTCGGCGACAGCGGCATGCTGGCCATCGAGGAGTGGTGGTATCCCAGCTACATGAAGGAGCTCTGCCCGGGCCTGCCCAACTGGGAAGCGCTGAAAAGCGATGCCTGCGCCGAGGCCTTCTCCACTGCGGAGACTGCACCGAAGGGCCGGTATCTGGGAGCTCCAGTGACCTGGGGCGGCTATGACGACGAGCGCGTCGAGGCGCTCGATCTGCCGTTCGAGGTGGTTCACGCAGGGACGGATGCAGCGCTCTTCGCCGAGCTGGAATCGGCCTATCAGCGCAAGGCGCCGATCATCCTGTGGGTCTATGCCCCGCACTGGGCGCCGCAGAAATACGAGGGCGAGTGGATCGAGTTCCCGACCTACGAGAAGGCTTGCTACGAGGACCCCGCCTGGGGCTCCAATCCGGATATGGCCTATGATTGCGGCAAGCCGCGCGGGCCGATCTGGAAGGTCGCCTGGTCGGGCGTGAAGGAGAAGTGGCCCGGCGCACACAAGGCGATCTCGGCCTTCTCCGTCGACAATGACGAGATGGGCGGGATGATCACCAAGGTCGACCTTGACGGACAGAGCGTCGAGGACGTGGTTGCCGCCTGGATGGAAGCCAATACCGGCCGCTGGTCGGAGTGGATCAAGTAA
- a CDS encoding DeoR/GlpR family DNA-binding transcription regulator produces the protein MTFSKRQTLILESARRSGSARIADLAAELDVSLETIRRDIRSLVETGEIVKSHGLVSLARQDMEAPFERRMRENLDAKIRIARHVAAGIADGDSVMMDTGTTTSVLARELRGKTGLTIVTNSSDVARTLATVNGNKVYMAGGELHGDNGAAFGRSAIDFVSAFRVRHVVISIAAIDPVGGLMDYHLAEADFARTVLGCGETRTVITDHSKFNRRALVRVAGFLDVDRIVTDMAPPPEITERLLAAGTALEIAA, from the coding sequence ATGACCTTCAGCAAGCGTCAGACCCTGATACTGGAAAGCGCCCGCCGCTCGGGCAGCGCCCGCATCGCCGACCTGGCGGCCGAGTTGGACGTCTCGCTGGAGACGATCCGCCGCGACATCCGCTCGCTGGTGGAGACCGGTGAGATCGTCAAGTCGCACGGGCTGGTCAGCCTGGCGCGGCAGGACATGGAGGCCCCGTTCGAGCGTCGCATGCGGGAGAACCTCGACGCCAAGATCCGCATCGCCCGCCATGTCGCGGCAGGCATCGCCGACGGCGACAGCGTCATGATGGACACTGGCACCACGACGAGCGTGCTGGCGCGCGAACTGCGCGGCAAGACCGGTCTGACCATCGTCACCAATTCGTCGGACGTCGCCAGGACCCTGGCGACCGTGAACGGCAACAAGGTCTACATGGCCGGCGGCGAGCTGCATGGCGACAACGGCGCCGCCTTCGGCCGCTCGGCCATCGACTTCGTTTCCGCCTTCCGCGTCCGCCATGTGGTGATCTCCATCGCCGCCATCGATCCGGTGGGCGGGCTGATGGACTACCACCTTGCCGAGGCGGATTTCGCCCGCACCGTGCTCGGCTGCGGCGAGACGCGCACGGTCATCACCGACCACAGCAAGTTCAACCGCCGCGCGCTGGTGCGGGTCGCGGGCTTCCTCGACGTCGACCGGATCGTCACCGACATGGCTCCGCCGCCGGAGATCACCGAGCGACTTCTGGCCGCCGGCACCGCCCTTGAGATCGCTGCGTAA
- a CDS encoding UDP-N-acetylglucosamine 1-carboxyvinyltransferase, with translation MADLIVDGGHPISGTVSPSGNKNAVLPMLCATLLTDEPVTLENVPEISDVAKILAYFESMGSTVARADDGATLTIRHDFEAFRDRDADLPLGIRSAVLLLAPVMVRTGTLTFDTDAKGCALGLREIDPHLEILEQFGARIVATHPYDIRREDRLKGQAIWADYASVTATETFAMIAATAEGSSVLMNAASEPHVQALCEMLRSMGAKIDGLGTSRLSVTGVERLSGTRVRVPDDHHEVATFLAIGGVTGGRLTVKTDITPHMTLILRQFEKLGLQFETTDDSITVTGWTREISRPYTREMLPKIEAAPWPYFPADLLPQAIGVAVGCHSEIMFWNKIYEGALAWSSELAKFGARVHLSDPHRLIVFGGNNLRPAEVEAPYIIRVVLGLFLAAIQVEGQSTIRKADPIRRAHPRFVEKLTELGAQVRWA, from the coding sequence ATGGCCGACCTCATCGTCGACGGCGGACACCCGATCTCGGGGACCGTCAGTCCGTCGGGCAACAAGAACGCCGTTTTGCCGATGCTCTGCGCCACCCTGCTCACCGACGAGCCGGTGACGCTGGAGAACGTCCCAGAGATCAGCGACGTCGCCAAGATCCTCGCCTATTTCGAGAGCATGGGCTCGACCGTCGCTCGTGCCGACGACGGCGCGACCCTGACAATCCGTCACGACTTCGAAGCCTTCCGCGACCGCGATGCAGACCTGCCGCTCGGCATCCGCTCCGCCGTGCTGTTGCTCGCCCCCGTCATGGTGCGCACCGGCACCCTCACCTTCGACACGGACGCCAAGGGCTGCGCCCTCGGCCTGCGCGAGATCGATCCGCATCTGGAGATCCTGGAGCAGTTCGGCGCCCGCATCGTCGCGACGCACCCTTACGACATCCGCCGCGAGGACCGGCTCAAGGGCCAGGCGATCTGGGCCGACTACGCGTCGGTGACCGCGACCGAGACCTTCGCGATGATCGCCGCCACGGCGGAGGGCTCCTCCGTGCTGATGAACGCGGCCTCCGAGCCGCACGTCCAGGCGCTGTGCGAGATGCTGCGTTCCATGGGCGCGAAGATCGACGGGCTCGGCACCTCGCGCCTCAGCGTGACCGGCGTCGAGCGCCTGTCGGGCACCCGCGTGCGCGTGCCGGACGACCACCACGAGGTTGCGACGTTCCTCGCCATCGGCGGGGTCACCGGCGGCCGCCTGACCGTCAAGACCGACATCACCCCGCATATGACGCTGATCCTGCGCCAGTTCGAAAAGCTCGGCCTGCAATTCGAGACCACGGACGACTCGATCACCGTCACCGGCTGGACCCGCGAGATTTCGCGCCCCTATACCCGCGAGATGCTGCCGAAGATCGAGGCGGCTCCCTGGCCGTATTTCCCGGCCGACCTGCTGCCGCAGGCTATCGGCGTCGCCGTCGGCTGCCACAGCGAGATCATGTTCTGGAACAAGATCTACGAGGGCGCGCTGGCCTGGAGCTCGGAATTGGCGAAGTTCGGCGCCAGGGTGCACCTGTCCGATCCGCATCGCCTGATCGTCTTCGGCGGCAACAACCTGCGGCCGGCGGAAGTCGAGGCGCCCTACATCATCCGCGTGGTGCTCGGCCTGTTCCTTGCCGCGATCCAGGTCGAAGGACAGTCGACCATCCGCAAGGCCGACCCGATCCGCCGCGCCCACCCGCGCTTCGTCGAGAAGCTGACTGAGCTGGGCGCGCAGGTCCGCTGGGCCTGA
- a CDS encoding mandelate racemase/muconate lactonizing enzyme family protein, producing MKLAGLETFVVGNPPPGFGGRYFVFVKLTTACGIVGYGEIYAASFGPDAMTRLTEDVFARYLDGADPFAIEVFFRRAYGSGFTQRPDPTMCGVVSGLEMAMWDIIGKALGKPVHALLGGRVHERLRSYTYLYPKGDEDHAAFYGDPDLSAQRAAEYVDEGFTAVKFDPAGPYSVHGGRQPDLEDLERSELFCRRLREAVGDRADLLFGTHGQFTASGALRLARRIEPYDPLWFEEPVPPDMPEEMAKVARGTAIPVATGERLCTKWEFARLLSTGAASILQMNLGRVGGLLEAKKIAGMAEAWHAQIAPHLYCGPIAAAANIQLAACSPNFLILESIRRFDGFHADILKTPLRWENGYVTVPDAPGLGVELDEDVARAHPYTGRALHLDMTQHPVDPIRDRRFPRDGEA from the coding sequence ATGAAGCTTGCCGGACTCGAGACATTCGTGGTCGGCAATCCGCCGCCCGGCTTCGGCGGCCGCTATTTCGTCTTCGTCAAGCTCACCACGGCCTGTGGTATTGTCGGCTACGGTGAGATCTATGCGGCGAGCTTCGGTCCCGACGCGATGACGCGTCTTACCGAGGATGTCTTCGCCCGCTATCTGGACGGGGCTGATCCCTTCGCCATCGAGGTCTTCTTCCGCAGGGCCTACGGCTCCGGCTTCACCCAGCGCCCGGACCCGACCATGTGCGGGGTGGTCAGCGGCCTCGAAATGGCGATGTGGGACATCATCGGCAAGGCACTCGGCAAGCCGGTTCATGCCCTGCTCGGCGGGCGCGTGCACGAACGGCTGCGCTCCTACACCTATCTCTACCCGAAGGGCGACGAGGACCACGCGGCCTTCTACGGCGATCCGGACCTGTCGGCCCAGCGCGCAGCCGAATATGTCGATGAGGGCTTCACGGCGGTGAAGTTCGATCCTGCCGGCCCCTACTCCGTGCATGGTGGGCGCCAGCCGGATCTGGAGGATCTCGAGCGCAGCGAACTCTTCTGCCGCCGCCTCCGCGAAGCGGTCGGCGACCGGGCGGATCTCCTGTTCGGGACCCATGGCCAGTTCACCGCATCGGGCGCGCTCCGCCTTGCCCGCCGGATCGAGCCCTACGATCCGCTCTGGTTCGAGGAGCCGGTGCCGCCCGACATGCCGGAGGAAATGGCGAAGGTGGCGCGCGGAACCGCGATCCCGGTTGCGACCGGCGAGCGGCTTTGTACCAAATGGGAGTTCGCCCGTCTGCTGTCGACGGGCGCCGCCTCGATCCTGCAGATGAATCTCGGCCGCGTCGGCGGCTTGCTGGAGGCCAAGAAGATCGCCGGAATGGCGGAGGCCTGGCACGCCCAGATCGCGCCTCACCTTTATTGCGGGCCCATTGCCGCGGCCGCGAACATCCAGCTTGCCGCCTGCTCGCCGAACTTCCTGATCCTGGAATCGATCCGCCGGTTCGACGGCTTCCACGCCGACATTCTGAAGACGCCGCTGCGCTGGGAGAACGGCTATGTCACCGTGCCCGATGCGCCGGGCCTCGGCGTCGAGCTCGACGAGGACGTTGCCCGCGCGCATCCCTACACGGGGCGCGCGCTGCATCTGGACATGACCCAGCATCCGGTCGATCCCATCCGGGATCGCCGGTTTCCAAGGGATGGCGAAGCGTGA
- a CDS encoding amidase family protein — MGEIVEKARAAIGRVEALGDAASALFTEFSPTRILQAAAEAEALVASADRPLPLAGMLVSVKDLYDEAGQRTTAASLLLKDREPATEDCPVVARIKAAGGVPFGRTTMSEFAYSGVGINPHYGTPSNVFEEGGIPGGSTSGGGVTVGLRLCEIALGTDTGGSIRIPSAINGLYGYKPSQDKVPLDGVHPLAVSFDTCGPLATDFATMLAAYQVMSGGDAPGVEAPAGSLRLAVPENAFTNDLDEWSRSHFEAAKARLVEAGHELVPLDLGFLHEALLLNKILVSAEAHELYGDHLDTLVSVGDPRVLTRIRFRETLSDDELAEARAARIEVIARTAEALSGFDALIAPTLQIFPPSISDTLADFDRINAAMLRNTSLLNLADACAMSMPTHTTGAGRPGALMIGGIKGHDERVLSVGARLDRDLNGGD, encoded by the coding sequence ATGGGTGAGATTGTCGAGAAGGCCAGGGCTGCGATCGGACGCGTCGAGGCTCTGGGAGACGCGGCATCGGCGCTCTTCACCGAGTTCTCTCCCACCCGCATCCTGCAGGCGGCGGCCGAGGCGGAGGCCCTTGTCGCGTCCGCCGACAGGCCGCTGCCGCTCGCCGGGATGCTGGTCTCCGTCAAGGACCTCTACGACGAGGCGGGCCAACGCACTACGGCGGCCTCGCTGCTGCTGAAGGACCGGGAGCCGGCAACCGAGGACTGCCCGGTCGTCGCACGGATCAAGGCGGCCGGCGGCGTGCCGTTCGGCCGGACCACGATGAGCGAGTTCGCCTATTCGGGCGTCGGCATCAACCCGCATTACGGTACGCCTTCGAACGTCTTCGAGGAGGGCGGCATTCCCGGCGGCTCGACCTCGGGCGGCGGCGTGACGGTGGGCCTTCGCCTGTGCGAGATCGCGCTCGGTACCGACACCGGCGGCTCGATCCGCATTCCCTCTGCCATCAACGGCCTCTACGGCTACAAGCCGAGCCAGGACAAGGTGCCGCTCGACGGGGTGCATCCGTTGGCGGTTTCCTTCGATACCTGCGGCCCGCTGGCCACCGATTTCGCCACAATGCTGGCGGCCTATCAGGTGATGAGCGGCGGTGATGCGCCCGGTGTCGAGGCACCGGCCGGCAGCCTGCGTCTGGCGGTGCCGGAGAACGCCTTCACCAACGATCTGGACGAGTGGTCGCGCAGCCACTTCGAGGCGGCCAAGGCGCGCCTTGTCGAGGCCGGCCACGAGCTCGTGCCGCTCGATCTGGGGTTCCTGCACGAAGCGCTGCTGCTCAACAAGATCCTCGTCTCCGCCGAGGCCCATGAGCTCTACGGGGATCATCTCGACACGCTCGTCAGCGTCGGCGATCCGCGGGTGCTGACCCGTATCCGCTTCCGCGAGACGCTGAGCGACGACGAGCTGGCCGAGGCGCGGGCGGCCCGCATCGAGGTCATCGCGCGTACGGCGGAGGCGCTGTCGGGCTTTGACGCGCTGATCGCTCCGACGCTGCAGATCTTTCCGCCGAGCATTTCGGACACGCTGGCGGATTTCGACCGCATCAACGCGGCGATGTTGCGCAACACCTCCTTGCTCAATCTTGCCGATGCTTGCGCGATGTCTATGCCGACGCACACCACCGGTGCCGGTCGTCCCGGCGCGCTGATGATCGGTGGGATCAAGGGGCACGACGAGCGCGTGTTGTCCGTCGGTGCAAGGCTCGACCGGGACCTCAACGGCGGCGACTGA
- a CDS encoding DUF2848 domain-containing protein, which yields MEFTLNGAPLVAHVADLTVAGWTGRDPEAIRHHIDELAEIGVAPPSTVPLYYRTAADLLTRESRIQVVGGGTSGEVEPFLLAKDGVLHIGLASDHTDRDLEAHSVALSKQACAKPVAGELWLFDEVAGHLDALELRSWIKEDAAGDWIPYQDGKVGSIRPLADLIEGSGMDAARERGDCVAMLCGTLGAIGGVRPAAAFRMELRDPVLGRSIGHSYEITVLPIVA from the coding sequence ATGGAGTTCACCCTGAACGGCGCGCCGCTTGTCGCCCACGTTGCTGACCTGACCGTTGCCGGCTGGACCGGCCGGGATCCGGAGGCGATCCGTCATCACATCGACGAGCTGGCGGAAATCGGCGTGGCGCCGCCGTCCACCGTGCCGCTCTACTATCGTACCGCCGCAGATCTCCTGACGCGCGAAAGCCGCATCCAAGTCGTCGGCGGCGGCACCTCCGGCGAGGTCGAGCCCTTCCTGCTGGCGAAGGACGGCGTGCTTCATATCGGTCTTGCCTCCGACCATACGGACCGCGACCTGGAAGCTCATTCCGTGGCGCTGTCCAAGCAGGCTTGCGCGAAGCCCGTGGCCGGCGAACTCTGGCTGTTCGACGAGGTTGCCGGGCATCTCGATGCGCTTGAACTGCGCTCGTGGATCAAGGAGGATGCGGCCGGTGACTGGATCCCCTATCAGGACGGCAAGGTCGGCTCGATCCGCCCGCTCGCCGATCTGATCGAGGGGTCGGGAATGGATGCCGCCCGCGAGCGCGGTGACTGCGTCGCCATGCTGTGCGGAACGCTCGGCGCCATCGGCGGCGTGCGCCCGGCGGCGGCGTTCAGGATGGAGCTTCGCGATCCGGTGCTCGGCCGCAGCATCGGTCACAGCTACGAGATCACGGTTCTGCCGATCGTCGCCTGA
- a CDS encoding TRAP transporter large permease, whose product MIGSVAIALLGLLSLSIPVGIVLFLLGFGISEFFSVFPLIRGLGQVVWSASDSATLIAIPFFVLLGEILVRGGIAEKTYGSLDKWVSWLPGGLVHANIGTATMFSATSGSSVATAATVATVAMPQAERLGYDPKLFSGAIAAGGTLGILIPPSINLIVYGFLTETSIPRLFLAGLLPGLLMAVAFMIVTAVLCKIRPSLGGPSRSFTWGERFAALVQLVPIFILFTVVIGSIYAGWATPTESAAVGVAMALLIALFNGGVSSAMLRESLLGTVRITAMIMLIITGAYFLNFTLASAGLGRELQDLFDSLNLSPFGTLLVVIVLYIVLGFFIETLSLMVATIPIVVPIMVGLGYDKVWFGVMMIVLVEMALITPPVGLNLYVVQGARKSGSLSEVMLGCIPYVLVMLAMVAALIVFPQIALFLPGSL is encoded by the coding sequence ATGATCGGAAGCGTCGCCATCGCCCTGCTCGGGCTCCTTTCGCTGTCCATTCCCGTCGGCATCGTCCTGTTCCTGCTCGGCTTCGGCATTTCCGAGTTCTTCTCGGTCTTTCCGTTGATCCGTGGCCTCGGGCAGGTGGTCTGGTCGGCGTCCGATTCCGCCACGCTGATCGCGATTCCCTTCTTCGTGCTGCTCGGCGAGATCCTTGTGCGCGGCGGCATTGCCGAGAAGACCTACGGCTCGCTCGACAAGTGGGTGTCCTGGCTGCCGGGCGGGCTGGTCCATGCCAATATCGGCACGGCGACGATGTTCTCCGCCACCTCCGGCTCCTCCGTCGCAACCGCCGCGACGGTCGCCACCGTGGCCATGCCCCAGGCCGAGCGGCTGGGCTACGATCCCAAGCTGTTTTCCGGAGCGATTGCCGCCGGCGGCACGCTCGGTATCCTGATCCCGCCGTCGATCAACCTGATCGTCTACGGCTTCCTGACCGAGACCTCGATCCCACGCCTGTTCCTGGCCGGTCTCCTGCCGGGGCTGCTGATGGCGGTCGCCTTCATGATCGTGACGGCGGTGCTGTGCAAGATCCGCCCCTCGCTCGGCGGTCCGAGCCGCAGCTTCACCTGGGGCGAGCGTTTCGCGGCCCTCGTCCAACTGGTACCGATCTTCATCCTGTTCACGGTGGTGATCGGATCGATCTATGCGGGCTGGGCCACGCCGACCGAGTCGGCGGCTGTGGGCGTTGCCATGGCGCTGCTGATCGCGCTGTTCAACGGCGGCGTCTCCTCGGCGATGCTGCGCGAGAGCCTGCTCGGCACCGTGCGCATCACCGCGATGATCATGCTGATCATTACCGGCGCCTATTTCCTCAACTTCACGCTGGCCTCGGCCGGGCTCGGCCGCGAGCTTCAGGACCTGTTCGACAGCCTGAACCTGTCACCCTTCGGCACGCTGCTGGTGGTCATCGTCCTCTACATCGTTCTCGGCTTCTTCATCGAGACGCTGTCGCTGATGGTCGCGACCATTCCCATCGTCGTGCCGATCATGGTCGGGCTCGGCTACGACAAGGTCTGGTTCGGGGTGATGATGATCGTGCTGGTGGAAATGGCGCTGATCACGCCGCCCGTCGGGCTCAACCTCTACGTGGTGCAGGGCGCGCGCAAGTCCGGCTCGCTGAGCGAGGTGATGCTCGGCTGCATCCCCTACGTCCTGGTGATGCTCGCCATGGTCGCCGCCCTCATCGTCTTCCCGCAAATCGCCCTGTTCCTGCCCGGATCGCTCTGA